A region from the Takifugu rubripes chromosome 22, fTakRub1.2, whole genome shotgun sequence genome encodes:
- the LOC115247848 gene encoding glutamine synthetase-like, giving the protein MCSPVVPRCVIVAAKMATSASATLSKAVKQQYMNLPQGDKVQAMYIWIDGTGEGLRCKTRTLDYEPKSVEDLPEWNFDGSSTYQAEGSNSDMYLIPAAMFRDPFRKDPNKLVLCEVLKYNGKPTETNLRITCKKMMEMVKDQHPWFGMEQEYTILGTDGHPFGWPSNGFPGPQGPYYCGVGADKAYGRDVVEAHYRACLYAGVQICGTNAEVMPAQWEFQVGPCEGISMGDHLWVARFLLHRVCEDFGVVASFDPKPISGNWNGAGCHTNFSTKEMREDGGLTAIEDSIEKLGKRHSYHIRAYDPKGGLDNARRLTGRHETSNINEFSAGVANRGASIRIPRTVGQEKKGYFEDRRPSANCDPYGVTEALVRTCLLNEEGDEPADY; this is encoded by the exons ATGTGCTCTCCTGTCGTCCCCAGGTGTGTTATAGTAGCAGCTAAAATGGCCACATCTGCCAGCGCCACCCTCAGCAAAGCTGTGAAGCAGCAGTACATGAACCTCCCGCAGGGGGACAAGGTTCAGGCCATGTATATTTGGATCGACGGAACCGGAGAGGGACTGCGCTGCAAAACTAGGACGTTGGATTATGAGCCCAAAAGCGTCGAAG ACCTGCCCGAGTGGAACTTCGACGGCTCCAGCACGTACCAGGCCGAGGGTTCCAACAGCGACATGTACCTGATCCCTGCCGCCATGTTCCGCGACCCGTTCCGCAAAGACCCCAACAAGCTGGTTCTGTGTGAGGTGTTGAAGTACAACGGCAAGCCCACAG AAACAAACCTCCGCATCACGTGTaagaagatgatggagatggTGAAGGACCAGCACCCCTGGTTCGGCATGGAGCAGGAGTACACCATCCTGGGCACGGACGGCCACCCCTTCGGCTGGCCCTCCAACGGGTTCCCGGGACCACAGG GACCGTACTACTGTGGCGTCGGCGCCGACAAGGCCTACGGCAGAGACGTGGTGGAGGCTCACTACAGGGCCTGCCTGTACGCTGGAGTCCAGATCTGCGGCACCAACGCGGAAGTGATGCCGGCCCAG TGGGAGTTCCAGGTCGGCCCGTGTGAGGGGATCAGCATGGGCGACCACCTGTGGGTGGCGCGCTTCCTCCTGCACCGCGTGTGTGAAGACTTTGGCGTCGTCGCCTCCTTCGACCCCAAACCGATCTCCGGGAACTGGAACGGCGCCGGCTGCCATACCAACTTCAGCACCAAGGAGATGAGGGAAGACGGCGGCTTGAC GGCCATTGAGGATTCCATCGAAAAGCTCGGGAAGAGGCACAGTTACCACATCCGGGCCTACGATCCCAAGGGGGGCCTGGACAACGCCCGCCGCCTCACCGGCCGCCACGAAACCTCCAACATCAACGAGTTCTCGGCCGGCGTGGCCAACCGCGGCGCCAGCATCCGCATCCCCCGCACGGTGGGCCAGGAGAAGAAGGGTTACTTCGAGGACCGCCGCCCGTCCGCCAACTGCGACCCGTACGGCGTGACCGAGGCCCTGGTCCGCACCTGTTTGCTGAACGAAGAGGGGGACGAGCCCGCGGACTATTGA